From Gemmatimonadaceae bacterium, the proteins below share one genomic window:
- a CDS encoding DUF58 domain-containing protein: protein MTAVAPTTLLDPALLARIADLPLLARTVVDGFLHGLHRSARKGLSLDFAEHRAYQPGDDLRRIDWKAYARTDRFYVKEYDADTNAGVVFALDCSGSLDYAGSGVHKFTYGRMLVAALTWLAQRQGDRVGLALFADGLKEMVPPSTRHLQLVMHALGRATAAGEGTIPRCIDRVADLATRAGIIVLVSDLYDDPQAIGRSVDTLRARGHDVMVFHLVDPAEEEFPYDAPLVFEDGERDIRLPLRPEEARERYLGLWREHVEALEKRMKAAGADYIRLRTNEPLDRALHTYLDHRLSTGRVR from the coding sequence ATGACCGCCGTCGCGCCGACCACCCTGCTCGATCCCGCGCTGCTGGCGCGGATCGCCGACCTGCCGCTGCTCGCGCGGACGGTCGTCGACGGCTTCCTGCACGGCCTGCATCGCTCGGCGCGCAAAGGGCTCTCGCTGGATTTCGCCGAGCACCGGGCATATCAGCCCGGCGATGACCTGCGGCGCATCGATTGGAAGGCCTACGCGCGCACCGACCGTTTCTATGTAAAGGAGTACGACGCGGACACGAACGCCGGCGTGGTGTTTGCGCTCGACTGCTCCGGCAGTCTCGACTATGCCGGCAGCGGCGTGCACAAGTTCACCTACGGGCGCATGCTCGTCGCCGCGCTTACGTGGTTGGCGCAGCGGCAGGGCGACCGCGTCGGCCTTGCACTGTTCGCTGACGGCCTGAAGGAGATGGTCCCGCCGTCCACGCGACACCTGCAGCTGGTGATGCACGCGCTGGGCCGCGCGACCGCTGCGGGCGAGGGCACGATCCCGCGCTGCATCGATCGTGTGGCGGACCTCGCGACTCGCGCGGGCATCATCGTGCTGGTGTCGGATCTGTACGATGACCCCCAGGCCATCGGGCGCTCGGTGGACACGCTGCGTGCACGCGGCCACGACGTGATGGTGTTCCACTTGGTGGACCCTGCGGAGGAGGAGTTTCCATACGATGCGCCGCTGGTGTTCGAGGATGGCGAACGTGACATCCGCCTTCCGTTGCGGCCCGAGGAGGCGCGCGAGCGCTATCTCGGACTGTGGCGTGAGCACGTCGAGGCACTGGAGAAGCGCATGAAGGCTGCCGGTGCCGACTACATCCGCCTGCGCACTAACGAGCCGCTGGACCGCGCGCTGCACACCTACCTCGACCACCGGCTCTCGACGGGGCGGGTGCGCTAG
- a CDS encoding VWA domain-containing protein, producing MGFLVPAFLAGLVAVGVPVLMHLRDRNEETPTRFPSLMFLVRLPIRTSDRRRITDWPLLLLRAAAVALLVAAFARPYFGRVSAVDPGARTRAVVLVLDRSLSMSHGSTWAAALDSARAVLDGLRAGDHVALVTFDDEASVAQGWTTDHGSLRAVLDAITPGPRGTRMGAALRAARGLLSTAPPAAPEVVLVSDLQRSGLAGTAGLEWPQDAPLRTVVVAAARRPNVAISDVEARRVSSDGRASLQVQARLVAHELDASRALRATLVLGGREVATRELTLAAGGERGVVFDPVPAPAGLVRGEVRLTADELPGDDRFAFTVAAEDAIRVVALLPGNLDRDELLFFERALSIGRSPEVRVERRNAALDAATLDRAAMVVLWDVPAPGDEALANWVRAGGGLVHYVGGRVAARRAALAFGAATAVGLADRRAAGGGVLGEHRGDHPLFTPFRTTPAALGAPRFWSYARLEPAAGSDVLARFDDGAAAVLERAEGEGRVIVSALPLDAREADLVLQPAFLPLVRRLALYGSGHEGAPAARRTGEAWVPRGVRRSPVVVAPDGALIRPEDGAASVMLEQPGIYAAYEGRVDGAPRAIVAANAPAEESDLTQADPRELLLGASEGSAVGVAESAQAAALELETRQRGWRLLLLGALLCLLAETWLSSRGWRAQARRASIEQLQGEVT from the coding sequence GTGGGCTTTCTCGTACCGGCATTCCTCGCAGGGCTCGTCGCAGTCGGCGTGCCCGTGCTGATGCATCTCCGCGACCGGAACGAGGAGACGCCGACCCGCTTCCCGTCGTTGATGTTCCTCGTGCGGCTGCCAATCCGGACGTCTGATCGTCGACGCATCACGGACTGGCCGCTCCTGTTGTTGCGCGCCGCGGCGGTTGCGCTGCTTGTCGCCGCATTCGCGCGCCCCTACTTCGGTCGCGTCAGCGCGGTTGATCCCGGCGCGCGCACGCGCGCCGTCGTGCTGGTACTCGACCGTTCACTCTCGATGTCGCACGGCTCCACTTGGGCGGCAGCCTTGGACTCGGCGCGCGCGGTGCTGGACGGGTTGCGCGCGGGCGACCACGTCGCGCTGGTGACCTTTGATGACGAAGCGTCGGTGGCGCAGGGCTGGACGACGGACCATGGCAGCCTACGCGCCGTACTAGACGCAATCACGCCCGGACCACGCGGCACCCGGATGGGTGCCGCGTTACGCGCTGCGCGCGGGCTGCTGAGCACGGCGCCGCCCGCCGCGCCCGAGGTGGTCCTGGTAAGTGACCTGCAACGTTCGGGTCTGGCTGGCACCGCGGGGCTCGAGTGGCCGCAGGATGCGCCGTTGCGCACTGTTGTCGTCGCCGCCGCGCGCCGTCCAAACGTGGCAATCTCCGACGTCGAGGCGCGTCGCGTGTCCTCGGACGGTCGCGCGTCGCTGCAGGTGCAGGCGCGACTGGTCGCGCACGAACTCGATGCCTCGCGCGCGCTGCGCGCGACCCTCGTGCTGGGCGGACGCGAAGTTGCCACGCGCGAGTTGACCCTGGCCGCCGGCGGAGAGCGCGGCGTCGTGTTCGATCCGGTACCCGCGCCGGCGGGCCTGGTCCGTGGCGAAGTCCGACTCACCGCCGACGAGTTGCCCGGCGATGATCGCTTCGCCTTCACCGTCGCCGCCGAGGACGCCATCCGCGTGGTGGCGCTGCTGCCGGGCAACCTGGACCGCGACGAACTGTTGTTCTTCGAGCGTGCATTGTCGATCGGCCGTTCGCCCGAAGTTCGCGTCGAGCGGCGCAATGCTGCCCTCGACGCCGCAACCTTGGACCGCGCGGCGATGGTCGTGCTCTGGGATGTGCCCGCACCTGGCGACGAGGCCCTGGCCAACTGGGTCCGCGCGGGAGGCGGACTCGTGCACTACGTCGGAGGCCGTGTCGCGGCACGTCGCGCGGCGTTGGCGTTCGGCGCTGCGACTGCGGTTGGCCTTGCCGACCGCCGCGCTGCCGGTGGAGGCGTGCTCGGTGAGCATCGCGGCGACCACCCGCTCTTCACTCCGTTCCGCACGACGCCAGCCGCACTCGGCGCGCCGCGCTTCTGGAGCTACGCACGCTTGGAACCGGCCGCCGGCAGCGATGTCCTGGCCCGCTTCGATGATGGCGCCGCCGCCGTGCTCGAACGCGCGGAGGGCGAGGGCCGCGTGATCGTGAGCGCCCTGCCACTCGATGCGCGCGAGGCCGACTTGGTGCTGCAGCCCGCCTTCCTGCCGCTGGTACGGCGATTGGCGTTGTACGGATCCGGACACGAAGGCGCGCCTGCCGCGCGTCGGACCGGGGAAGCCTGGGTCCCGCGCGGCGTCCGCCGCTCACCCGTGGTCGTGGCGCCGGACGGCGCGCTGATCCGGCCCGAGGATGGTGCCGCGTCCGTGATGCTCGAGCAGCCCGGCATCTATGCCGCCTACGAAGGGCGCGTCGATGGTGCGCCGCGCGCCATCGTCGCGGCAAATGCGCCCGCCGAAGAGTCGGATCTGACACAGGCTGACCCGCGCGAGTTGCTGTTGGGCGCCAGCGAGGGTAGTGCCGTGGGGGTGGCCGAGTCTGCGCAGGCGGCCGCCCTGGAGTTGGAGACTCGCCAGCGCGGCTGGCGCCTGCTCCTGTTGGGAGCCTTGCTCTGCCTCTTGGCGGAGACCTGGCTCAGCAGTCGGGGCTGGCGCGCGCAGGCGAGACGTGCGAGCATCGAACAGTTGCAGGGGGAGGTCACGTGA
- the argJ gene encoding bifunctional glutamate N-acetyltransferase/amino-acid acetyltransferase ArgJ, producing MPALFHDRARFPRGFRCASRNVGLKPEAKDLTLFVSEVEASAAAVFTRNHFPGAPIILGRETLKGGRLRAIIANSKVSNVATGAAGVENARRMAAAAAKELGTEANRVLVSSTGVIGVPLPIEKIERGVVGMSADLQDNPLVGAEGIMTTDTFPKAISCSVGDATITWVAKGSGMIEPNMATMLAYIFTDADLDASTLQRLLADAVGRSFNMLSVDTDTSTSDTCAILANGLAGAVDELQFREALLAGCLKMTETLGRDGEGAEHLLRVTVRGARDDGEARKIAKSVVNSPLVKTMVHGADPNVGRLLMAVGKCFDCMIRPATTDAWINGHQVVRNGERLSFDDATVRAALSTEVVDLEIALGVGDARAVAYGCDLTKGYVEENASYYSS from the coding sequence ATGCCCGCCCTGTTCCACGATCGCGCGCGCTTTCCCCGCGGATTCCGCTGCGCCAGCCGGAATGTCGGCCTCAAGCCGGAAGCGAAGGACCTGACGCTGTTCGTCTCCGAGGTCGAGGCGAGCGCCGCCGCCGTCTTCACGCGGAACCACTTCCCCGGCGCGCCCATCATCCTGGGGCGCGAGACCCTCAAGGGCGGCCGCCTGCGCGCGATCATCGCCAACAGCAAGGTCAGCAATGTGGCCACCGGCGCGGCGGGCGTGGAGAACGCGCGCCGCATGGCCGCGGCCGCCGCCAAGGAGCTGGGCACCGAGGCGAACCGCGTCCTCGTCAGCTCGACCGGCGTCATCGGCGTGCCGCTGCCGATCGAGAAGATCGAGCGCGGCGTGGTCGGGATGTCCGCCGACCTCCAGGACAATCCCTTGGTCGGCGCCGAAGGCATCATGACCACGGACACCTTCCCGAAGGCGATCTCGTGCAGCGTCGGCGATGCCACCATCACCTGGGTGGCGAAGGGCTCGGGAATGATCGAGCCCAACATGGCCACGATGCTGGCCTACATCTTTACCGACGCCGACCTCGACGCCTCCACGCTGCAGCGGCTGCTTGCCGACGCCGTCGGTCGCTCCTTCAATATGCTGAGCGTCGACACGGACACGTCCACGTCGGACACCTGCGCCATCCTGGCGAACGGCTTGGCCGGCGCGGTCGATGAACTGCAGTTCCGCGAAGCCCTACTGGCCGGTTGTCTCAAGATGACCGAGACGCTCGGCCGCGATGGCGAAGGGGCCGAGCACCTGCTGCGGGTCACCGTGCGCGGGGCCCGCGACGACGGTGAGGCGCGCAAGATCGCAAAGTCGGTGGTGAACTCACCGTTGGTGAAGACGATGGTGCACGGCGCGGACCCCAACGTCGGCCGCCTGTTGATGGCGGTGGGCAAGTGCTTCGACTGCATGATCCGGCCGGCGACCACGGATGCCTGGATCAACGGGCACCAGGTCGTGCGCAACGGCGAGCGCCTGTCCTTCGATGACGCCACGGTGCGGGCGGCGTTGAGTACCGAGGTGGTGGACCTCGAAATCGCCCTCGGCGTCGGCGATGCGCGTGCGGTGGCCTACGGCTGCGATCTCACCAAGGGCTACGTCGAGGAGAATGCGTCGTACTACTCAAGCTGA
- a CDS encoding YIP1 family protein yields MTDEAPVTSPPEQASLVEDLIDIWFTPSKVFARRANGGYWAPFFVVAVLMCALYFASIGMMQGVFDAQVALAVSQAMDKNPNLTADQLDGMRSMMEASMKYGGLVFMPVILLLLGLVVMIAGKVMGGEISFGKGVMIGSLAYVPRVLEMLLVSVQGLIFDTASWTGRYQFSWGVGRFLDPEMPQGIYNFVGRIDIFTIWITILIAIGLVSAAKVEKSKAYMGAGLVWLLGSLPAVWQIIQGQ; encoded by the coding sequence ATGACGGACGAAGCACCGGTCACCTCCCCGCCCGAGCAGGCCTCGTTGGTCGAGGATCTGATTGACATCTGGTTCACCCCGTCCAAGGTCTTCGCCCGGCGCGCCAATGGCGGCTACTGGGCACCGTTCTTTGTCGTCGCCGTGCTCATGTGTGCGCTGTACTTCGCGAGCATCGGCATGATGCAGGGCGTGTTCGATGCCCAGGTGGCGCTGGCCGTCTCACAGGCCATGGACAAGAACCCCAACCTGACGGCGGACCAACTCGACGGCATGCGATCGATGATGGAGGCCTCGATGAAGTACGGCGGCCTCGTCTTCATGCCGGTGATCCTGCTACTGCTGGGCCTCGTCGTGATGATCGCCGGCAAAGTGATGGGCGGCGAGATCAGCTTCGGCAAGGGCGTGATGATTGGATCGCTGGCCTATGTGCCGCGGGTGCTGGAGATGCTGCTCGTCTCGGTGCAGGGCCTGATCTTCGATACGGCCAGCTGGACGGGACGCTATCAGTTCTCCTGGGGTGTCGGGCGCTTCCTCGACCCGGAGATGCCGCAGGGCATCTACAACTTCGTCGGTCGCATTGACATCTTCACCATATGGATCACGATCCTGATCGCAATCGGACTCGTGAGCGCGGCGAAGGTGGAGAAGTCGAAGGCCTACATGGGCGCGGGCCTCGTGTGGTTGCTGGGCTCGCTGCCGGCCGTCTGGCAGATCATCCAGGGCCAATGA